In one Spirosoma rigui genomic region, the following are encoded:
- a CDS encoding O-methyltransferase has translation MYSDVVKDIPRGFADIETASQAIGFTMPSDLQTGALLKTLVGAKPGARVLEIGTGTGLATAWLLAGMDADSTLLSLDSEQSYQAVAARCLGHDQRLELVCTDAGQWIEDNKDVAFDLIFADAWPGKYSKLDETLGLLKSGGMYIIDDMLPQPNWPAGHDQNVADLVQTLEQRQDIQLVKLAWSTGLMIVVKK, from the coding sequence ATGTATAGCGACGTAGTAAAAGACATCCCCCGCGGATTTGCCGACATCGAAACGGCCAGCCAGGCCATTGGCTTTACCATGCCTTCTGATCTGCAGACGGGGGCTCTGTTGAAAACACTGGTTGGGGCAAAGCCGGGAGCCCGGGTGCTGGAGATTGGAACGGGAACCGGATTGGCAACGGCCTGGCTACTCGCTGGCATGGATGCGGATTCAACCCTGCTCTCACTCGACAGTGAGCAATCCTACCAAGCAGTGGCAGCCCGGTGCCTGGGCCACGACCAGCGGCTTGAACTCGTCTGCACCGACGCCGGTCAGTGGATCGAGGATAACAAGGATGTAGCCTTCGACCTGATTTTTGCCGATGCCTGGCCCGGTAAGTATAGTAAGCTTGACGAAACGCTGGGACTGCTTAAGTCCGGCGGCATGTATATAATTGACGATATGCTACCCCAGCCTAACTGGCCGGCGGGGCATGATCAGAACGTAGCGGACCTGGTACAGACGCTGGAACAGCGGCAGGATATCCAGCTGGTCAAACTAGCCTGGTCCACGGGTCTGATGATTGTAGTGAAGAAGTAA
- the ilvD gene encoding dihydroxy-acid dehydratase: protein MITDQSKTELNRFSRTLTQEISNPAAKAMLYGVGLSEEDMQKAQIGIASTGYEGNTCNMHLNGLSVYVKQGIQANGLVGLIFNTIGVSDGMTNGNDGMRYSLPSRDLIADSIESVVSAQWYDGVVTVVGCDKNMPGAVMAMARLDRPGIMVYGGTIRSGHYKGQKLDIVSAFEALGKRYAGNISDEDYEGVIKNAIPGAGACGGMYTANTMAASIEAMGLSLPFSSSYPATHEGKQEECKKIGAAMRVLLERNITPKDIITRKSLENAFTIVMALGGSTNAVLHYLAIARAVGIELTLDEIQAISDRVPFLADLKPSGKYYMEDMLAIGGVPAVMKYLYDEGMIHGDCLTVTGKTVAENLEGMPSLNFETQSIVRPLSNPIKKTGHIQVLRGNLAPMGSVAKITGKEGERFEGVAKVCEHEGEVIDALQKGEILPGQVIVIRNAGPKGGPGMSEMLKPTSAIMGAGLGDKVALITDGRFSGGTHGFVVGHITPEAFDGGPIALVKDGDLITLDAVGRELTLHISDAELAERKSRWVKPAPLFTKGILGKYIRNVKSASEGCVTDEA, encoded by the coding sequence ATGATTACCGATCAGTCCAAAACGGAATTAAATCGTTTTAGCCGTACCCTAACGCAGGAGATCAGCAATCCGGCCGCCAAAGCAATGCTCTACGGAGTAGGTCTGAGTGAGGAGGATATGCAAAAAGCCCAGATTGGCATTGCCAGCACTGGCTATGAGGGGAATACCTGCAATATGCACCTGAATGGTCTGTCGGTCTACGTAAAGCAAGGGATTCAGGCGAACGGACTGGTGGGGTTGATCTTTAATACCATCGGCGTTTCGGATGGCATGACTAATGGCAACGATGGCATGCGCTATTCCTTACCCAGCCGCGACCTGATTGCTGATTCTATTGAGTCGGTCGTTTCGGCGCAGTGGTACGACGGCGTAGTGACCGTAGTAGGTTGCGACAAAAACATGCCGGGTGCCGTTATGGCCATGGCCCGGCTCGACCGACCCGGTATCATGGTATACGGAGGTACTATTCGCTCGGGCCACTATAAAGGCCAGAAACTGGATATCGTGTCGGCCTTCGAAGCCCTGGGGAAACGCTACGCCGGTAACATCTCCGATGAAGATTACGAAGGTGTCATCAAAAACGCTATTCCGGGCGCAGGTGCCTGCGGTGGAATGTACACGGCCAACACCATGGCCGCCAGCATCGAGGCTATGGGGCTGAGTCTGCCGTTCAGCAGCAGTTACCCCGCCACCCACGAAGGCAAGCAGGAGGAATGCAAGAAGATCGGGGCCGCTATGCGGGTATTGCTCGAACGGAACATCACCCCGAAAGATATTATCACACGGAAATCCCTCGAAAACGCCTTTACCATCGTGATGGCGCTGGGCGGCTCAACCAATGCCGTGCTGCACTATCTGGCCATTGCCCGGGCAGTTGGCATCGAACTTACCCTCGACGAGATTCAGGCGATCAGCGACCGGGTCCCATTCCTGGCCGATCTGAAACCGAGCGGAAAGTACTACATGGAAGATATGCTCGCCATTGGCGGTGTACCGGCCGTGATGAAGTACCTCTATGATGAAGGAATGATCCACGGTGATTGTCTGACCGTAACCGGTAAGACGGTTGCCGAAAACCTCGAAGGCATGCCAAGCCTGAACTTTGAGACGCAATCTATCGTGCGGCCGTTATCTAACCCAATCAAGAAAACGGGCCACATTCAGGTGCTGCGGGGTAATCTGGCGCCTATGGGATCGGTTGCTAAAATTACCGGTAAAGAAGGAGAGCGGTTTGAGGGCGTTGCCAAAGTGTGTGAGCACGAGGGCGAAGTGATCGACGCATTGCAGAAGGGCGAAATTCTGCCCGGCCAGGTCATCGTTATTCGGAATGCCGGCCCGAAAGGAGGTCCCGGTATGAGCGAAATGCTGAAACCCACATCCGCCATTATGGGCGCTGGCTTAGGTGACAAGGTAGCCCTCATCACCGATGGTCGTTTTTCGGGCGGCACCCACGGCTTCGTGGTAGGGCACATAACCCCGGAAGCATTTGACGGAGGCCCCATTGCCCTGGTAAAAGATGGTGATCTGATAACACTGGACGCAGTTGGTCGCGAGTTGACTCTCCACATTTCCGATGCTGAACTGGCCGAACGGAAAAGCCGTTGGGTGAAGCCCGCTCCGCTGTTCACCAAAGGGATTCTGGGCAAATACATCCGGAATGTGAAATCAGCCAGCGAAGGGTGTGTAACAGATGAGGCCTAA
- the murQ gene encoding N-acetylmuramic acid 6-phosphate etherase, which yields MVTENASHYDHLEQMSVHDLLTNINKEDKTVPNAVERAIPQIEALVTQIVNRMRNGGRLIYIGAGTSGRLGVVDASECPPTFGVPFDLVVGLMAGGDGAIRKAVENAEDDAEQAWKDIAPHQPTPNDTVIGIAASGRTPYVIGGLNQARAAGLLTGCVVCNPGSAVAQAAEFPVEVVTGPEFLTGSTRMKAGTAQKLVLNMISTAVMIQLGRVKGNKMVDMQLTNIKLQDRAAKMVMSEIGVSREVAEALLVKFGNVRGAIENYKPA from the coding sequence ATGGTAACAGAAAACGCATCCCACTACGATCACCTGGAGCAGATGTCGGTCCATGACCTGCTCACCAACATAAATAAGGAAGATAAGACCGTACCGAACGCTGTCGAACGTGCTATTCCGCAGATTGAAGCACTGGTGACTCAGATTGTAAACCGGATGCGAAACGGAGGACGACTGATCTACATCGGTGCGGGTACTAGTGGTCGGCTTGGCGTCGTGGATGCGTCAGAATGCCCGCCTACGTTCGGGGTTCCCTTCGATCTGGTAGTGGGCCTGATGGCCGGTGGCGATGGTGCTATCCGCAAGGCGGTCGAGAATGCCGAGGACGATGCCGAACAGGCTTGGAAGGATATTGCTCCGCATCAGCCAACTCCTAATGATACGGTTATTGGAATTGCCGCTTCAGGCCGTACGCCTTACGTAATTGGCGGCTTGAATCAGGCGCGGGCGGCTGGCTTGCTAACGGGCTGCGTGGTATGCAACCCCGGCTCTGCGGTGGCGCAGGCTGCTGAGTTTCCGGTCGAGGTTGTAACCGGACCTGAATTCCTGACGGGTAGTACCCGCATGAAAGCCGGCACAGCGCAGAAGCTGGTTCTGAACATGATTTCTACGGCAGTGATGATTCAGTTGGGTCGGGTAAAAGGCAACAAGATGGTCGATATGCAACTGACCAATATTAAATTACAGGATCGGGCGGCCAAAATGGTTATGAGCGAAATCGGCGTGTCGCGGGAGGTTGCCGAAGCGCTACTGGTCAAGTTCGGTAACGTACGGGGGGCTATCGAGAATTACAAACCGGCCTAA
- a CDS encoding AGE family epimerase/isomerase codes for MLDFQKLSADYQQALLRQVVPFWLKNSQDLVCGGYFDLLSAKGTVIEGDKMVTAQAQQVWAFAWLYNTLDGQPAWLTHARHGGSFLSAYAHTDNLDCYARLDRRGRALIQAIDGIPAASAVMAYAQLYRATNEDEWAMLAKQVFRKLLEHRETVRAQQTASIGGFRMVRHLGEVTTLLKAVLDMQPLLDEEAGKAAVDTVLQELMHEFLDRRTNTLREHILPEGGFINTPEGRRLNVGLTFQTMGYLLDLSLDSGDRKMMMQVVTWALQLCDLAWDETAGGLNQYVDWKGEPSVFPEASQKWAWVQVEAISCLMKGYFQTRHPDCPKWFKRIHAYTFQHFPDPAQPGWHLAIDSQRLPLLTAKSIPETGCLSLVKCLAETAQTLTKCGQLQPMGRNVRVG; via the coding sequence GTGCTTGACTTTCAAAAACTATCCGCCGACTACCAACAGGCACTACTTCGACAAGTAGTGCCTTTCTGGCTTAAAAACAGCCAGGATTTGGTATGTGGTGGCTATTTTGACCTGCTATCGGCAAAAGGAACTGTCATTGAGGGAGATAAAATGGTAACAGCCCAGGCCCAGCAGGTCTGGGCCTTTGCGTGGCTCTACAATACCCTCGATGGTCAGCCTGCCTGGTTGACTCACGCCCGGCATGGCGGCAGTTTCCTCAGCGCCTACGCCCATACAGACAATCTCGACTGCTATGCCCGGCTCGACCGGCGCGGACGGGCGCTCATACAAGCTATTGATGGTATTCCCGCAGCCTCGGCTGTAATGGCCTACGCCCAGCTCTACCGCGCCACCAATGAGGATGAGTGGGCCATGCTGGCGAAGCAGGTATTCCGAAAATTGCTCGAACATCGGGAAACGGTTCGGGCGCAGCAAACGGCGAGTATCGGCGGTTTCCGCATGGTACGTCACCTTGGCGAAGTGACTACGTTGCTGAAAGCCGTGCTGGATATGCAGCCGCTGCTTGATGAAGAAGCGGGTAAAGCCGCTGTCGATACGGTGCTGCAGGAACTCATGCATGAGTTCCTAGACCGGCGTACCAATACCCTCCGTGAGCACATTCTACCCGAAGGTGGATTCATAAATACGCCCGAAGGCCGCCGGCTGAATGTTGGACTCACCTTTCAGACAATGGGCTACCTGCTCGATCTTAGTCTTGACAGTGGCGACCGGAAAATGATGATGCAGGTGGTTACCTGGGCGCTGCAGCTATGTGACCTGGCGTGGGACGAAACGGCGGGGGGACTCAACCAATACGTCGACTGGAAAGGAGAACCTTCTGTTTTCCCGGAGGCTTCGCAAAAATGGGCGTGGGTACAGGTCGAGGCCATCTCATGCCTGATGAAAGGCTATTTCCAGACCCGTCACCCCGATTGCCCCAAGTGGTTCAAGCGCATCCACGCCTACACATTTCAGCACTTTCCAGACCCCGCACAACCGGGCTGGCACCTCGCTATCGACTCACAGCGATTACCCCTCCTGACCGCTAAATCCATACCGGAAACCGGATGCCTGTCGCTCGTCAAATGCCTGGCCGAAACGGCGCAAACCCTGACAAAATGCGGGCAGTTGCAGCCTATGGGCCGCAACGTTCGGGTCGGTTAG
- the lon gene encoding endopeptidase La, translated as MISEKELATRLLLADFDSDNLEIVPLGSPEGIDEDYELPANLPILPVRNTVLFPGMVIPVTVGRAKSIRLVKKAYKGNRIIGVTAQLNQQKDEPTADDLYRFGTVAYIIKMITLPDGNITIIIQGKKRFEIQQITQEDPYMTAQVRQIDDVFPNVNKKEGKALLQSLKDAAYKTLRLNPEIPQEARIALDNIESPTFLLHFLSSNINADVADKQRLLETFDGQQQANILLEYMLREVQLLELKREIQSKASSDLDQQQRDYYLRQQMKVLQDELGMDNPDREIDELRMKADRKKWPAEVRSHFDKELNKLQRINPMAPEYPVTMNYIELMVDLPWNEYTKDNFDLKRAQKILDGDHFGLEKVKERIIEYLAVLKLKNDMKAPILCLYGPPGVGKTSLGKSIAKALGRKYSRMALGGVHDEAEIRGHRKTYIGAMPGKIIQNVRKCGTANPVFILDEIDKVSSDFRGDPSSALLEVLDPEQNSTFMDNYLETEFDLSRVLFIATANSLDTIHPALRDRMEIIDIAGYTVEEKVQIAKKYLIPKQRKDHGLKPKDLQFEDKAILRIIEGYTRESGVRNLEQKVGAAIRKVAKSIAMEEEYNHTVKAVDVPKMLGAEVFDKELYADDDIAGIVTGLAWTQVGGEILLIESSLSRGKGVLTLSGQLGDVMKESAVTALSYLKAHADDLGIDYRTFNHYDLHVHIPAGAVPKDGPSAGITMLTSMASIYTQRKVKPYLAMTGEITLRGKVLPVGGIKEKILAANRAGIKELILCTKNRKDIEEINQSYIKDLTFHYADSVDQVLEIALLPGQVGKPMKFVVPEDREQREVERVY; from the coding sequence ATGATTTCAGAAAAAGAATTAGCTACCCGGTTATTGCTGGCCGATTTCGACTCGGACAATCTGGAGATTGTGCCGCTTGGATCACCGGAAGGCATAGATGAAGACTACGAATTACCCGCCAACTTACCAATCCTGCCAGTCCGTAATACGGTACTGTTTCCGGGAATGGTTATCCCCGTTACCGTTGGCCGGGCTAAATCGATTCGTCTGGTCAAAAAAGCCTATAAAGGAAACCGCATTATTGGTGTTACGGCTCAACTGAACCAGCAGAAAGATGAGCCGACTGCCGACGACCTGTACCGGTTTGGTACGGTAGCGTACATCATCAAGATGATTACGCTACCCGATGGTAATATCACCATTATCATTCAGGGGAAAAAGCGTTTCGAAATTCAGCAGATTACGCAGGAAGATCCGTACATGACGGCGCAGGTGCGCCAGATTGACGATGTGTTTCCTAATGTGAATAAGAAGGAAGGCAAAGCGTTGCTGCAGTCGCTGAAAGACGCGGCTTACAAAACGCTACGTTTGAACCCCGAAATTCCACAGGAGGCTCGTATTGCCCTTGATAACATCGAAAGTCCTACGTTTTTGCTGCACTTTCTGTCGTCGAACATCAACGCCGACGTAGCGGACAAGCAGCGTCTGCTCGAAACATTCGACGGGCAACAGCAAGCCAATATCTTGCTCGAATACATGCTTCGCGAGGTGCAACTGCTTGAGCTTAAGCGTGAGATCCAGTCCAAAGCCTCGTCTGACCTCGACCAGCAGCAGCGTGATTATTACCTCCGTCAGCAAATGAAAGTGCTGCAGGATGAATTGGGTATGGACAATCCTGACCGCGAAATTGATGAACTACGGATGAAGGCCGATCGCAAGAAGTGGCCCGCTGAAGTCCGTTCGCATTTCGACAAGGAATTGAACAAGCTGCAGCGTATCAATCCAATGGCCCCCGAGTATCCGGTTACGATGAACTATATCGAACTGATGGTCGATCTGCCCTGGAATGAGTATACGAAAGATAACTTCGACCTGAAACGGGCGCAGAAAATTCTGGACGGGGATCACTTCGGACTGGAAAAAGTAAAAGAGCGGATCATCGAGTACCTAGCCGTTCTGAAACTTAAAAACGACATGAAAGCCCCCATCCTGTGCCTTTATGGCCCTCCAGGTGTGGGTAAGACATCCCTGGGTAAATCAATTGCGAAAGCCCTCGGCCGTAAGTACAGCCGCATGGCCCTGGGTGGTGTACACGACGAAGCAGAAATTCGCGGGCACCGTAAGACATACATCGGTGCCATGCCGGGCAAAATCATCCAGAACGTACGGAAGTGCGGAACGGCCAACCCCGTCTTCATTCTGGACGAGATCGATAAGGTCAGCTCCGACTTCCGGGGTGATCCGTCGTCGGCGTTGCTCGAAGTACTGGACCCTGAACAGAACTCGACTTTCATGGACAACTACCTGGAAACGGAGTTCGATTTGTCGCGGGTCTTATTCATTGCCACGGCCAACTCGCTCGATACCATTCATCCAGCGCTACGCGACCGGATGGAAATTATCGACATTGCGGGCTACACCGTAGAGGAAAAAGTCCAGATCGCGAAGAAATACCTGATTCCCAAACAGCGTAAAGACCATGGTCTGAAACCCAAGGATCTGCAGTTTGAAGACAAAGCCATCCTGCGCATCATTGAAGGGTATACCCGCGAGTCGGGCGTTCGGAACCTGGAGCAAAAAGTAGGGGCGGCCATCCGGAAGGTGGCCAAATCCATTGCTATGGAGGAGGAATATAACCACACGGTTAAAGCCGTTGACGTACCAAAAATGCTGGGGGCTGAAGTTTTCGACAAAGAACTCTATGCCGATGACGACATTGCGGGTATTGTTACGGGCCTGGCCTGGACGCAGGTTGGTGGTGAGATTCTGCTCATCGAATCAAGCCTTAGCCGCGGAAAAGGCGTGCTGACGTTGTCAGGGCAGTTGGGCGATGTAATGAAAGAATCGGCAGTGACGGCGCTCTCTTATTTGAAAGCCCACGCCGACGATCTGGGCATCGACTACCGGACCTTCAACCACTACGATCTGCACGTTCACATTCCGGCCGGTGCCGTTCCCAAAGATGGTCCGTCGGCAGGCATTACAATGTTGACGTCGATGGCATCGATCTATACCCAGCGTAAGGTGAAGCCGTACCTGGCAATGACGGGTGAGATAACCCTGCGCGGTAAGGTGTTACCCGTGGGCGGTATCAAAGAAAAAATTCTGGCGGCTAACCGGGCGGGTATCAAGGAGTTGATCCTGTGTACCAAGAACCGCAAGGATATTGAGGAGATCAACCAGAGTTACATCAAAGACCTTACGTTTCACTACGCCGATTCTGTTGACCAGGTACTGGAAATAGCCCTGTTACCGGGACAGGTTGGCAAACCAATGAAATTCGTGGTGCCCGAAGACAGGGAACAGCGCGAAGTGGAACGGGTCTATTAG
- a CDS encoding DUF6702 family protein — protein MQYNAKEKAFEISIRIFTDDLEKGLAKELNSQIHLAPGSKTDEILEKYVRAHFAYTNPQKQSKPFTYIGHEVEADANWIYLEMPYTEAFRGGTLKQNVLMEMFDDQVNMVNIQYQGQKKTFVFKKNQAVQDVSF, from the coding sequence ATGCAATACAACGCGAAGGAAAAAGCCTTCGAAATTAGTATACGGATATTTACGGACGATCTGGAGAAAGGCTTGGCTAAAGAGTTGAACTCCCAGATTCACTTAGCCCCCGGTAGTAAAACCGACGAAATACTCGAGAAATACGTACGTGCCCACTTTGCTTACACAAATCCTCAGAAACAGAGTAAACCATTTACTTACATAGGTCACGAAGTGGAGGCCGACGCGAACTGGATATACCTGGAAATGCCTTATACTGAAGCATTTCGGGGTGGAACCCTGAAACAGAATGTCCTGATGGAAATGTTTGACGACCAGGTAAATATGGTCAATATTCAATATCAGGGACAGAAGAAAACCTTCGTTTTCAAGAAAAATCAGGCCGTTCAGGATGTTTCTTTCTGA
- the rseP gene encoding RIP metalloprotease RseP, with product MEGLIMAGQLILGLSILVGLHELGHLLAAKAFGMRVEQYFIGFPPKVFSIKRGETEYGIGAIPLGGFVKISGMIDESLDTAQMKAEPQPWEFRAKPAWQRLIVMLGGIIVNVIVGILIFVVLAYKNGNTYLAAKDVKYGIVAYDLAKSIGLQTGDKIVKVNGKPINDFNEIRSSEVFLGENSTYTVERNGQFVDIDIPNNLVDKLADKKSAGEFVEPIRPFKVADLAPGQPAEKAGLKPGDVITSVNGKPIRFYHEFVESVKPLKQKPVVLGVDRGGKPLTLKLTTNEDGTIGFFAEFLLPVTKQDYTFGEALGVGTEKAFGVVYDNIKGFGKIFRGDVSASKALSGPIGIAQNLFGGVWVWDRFWTVTGLLSMALAFMNALPIPALDGGHATILGYEIISGRKPSDRFLEGAQRVGMVILLGLMAFAIFNDVFKAFF from the coding sequence ATGGAAGGTTTGATCATGGCAGGGCAGCTCATTCTGGGACTGTCTATTTTAGTTGGTTTACACGAGTTAGGCCACTTGCTGGCCGCAAAAGCATTTGGTATGCGGGTGGAGCAATATTTTATTGGCTTCCCACCCAAAGTGTTCAGCATAAAGCGGGGCGAGACCGAGTACGGCATTGGTGCCATTCCCCTCGGTGGATTTGTCAAGATTTCGGGAATGATCGACGAGTCGCTCGACACGGCCCAGATGAAAGCGGAACCCCAGCCCTGGGAATTCCGGGCGAAGCCTGCCTGGCAGCGACTGATCGTAATGCTCGGTGGTATTATCGTCAACGTGATTGTCGGTATCCTAATCTTCGTGGTGTTGGCTTATAAGAACGGGAATACGTACCTGGCGGCTAAAGACGTGAAATACGGTATTGTTGCCTACGATCTGGCCAAGAGTATTGGCCTGCAGACAGGCGACAAGATTGTTAAGGTTAACGGCAAGCCGATCAATGACTTCAACGAAATCCGCAGTTCGGAGGTGTTTCTAGGCGAGAATAGTACCTACACCGTTGAGCGTAACGGGCAATTTGTTGACATCGATATCCCCAACAACCTTGTCGACAAGCTGGCTGATAAAAAGAGCGCCGGAGAGTTCGTAGAGCCCATCCGCCCGTTCAAAGTGGCCGACCTGGCACCGGGCCAGCCCGCCGAGAAGGCAGGCTTGAAACCGGGCGACGTGATTACGAGCGTTAACGGAAAACCGATTCGGTTTTACCACGAGTTTGTGGAATCGGTTAAGCCGCTGAAGCAGAAGCCGGTTGTACTGGGTGTTGACCGGGGCGGCAAACCGCTGACCCTCAAGCTGACGACCAACGAAGACGGCACCATCGGTTTTTTTGCTGAATTCCTACTACCGGTCACCAAACAGGACTACACTTTTGGTGAGGCACTGGGCGTAGGTACCGAGAAAGCATTCGGTGTTGTGTACGACAATATCAAAGGGTTTGGCAAGATCTTCCGGGGCGACGTATCGGCCTCCAAAGCACTTAGCGGTCCCATTGGAATTGCGCAAAACCTGTTTGGTGGCGTCTGGGTATGGGACCGTTTCTGGACGGTTACTGGCTTGCTCTCTATGGCGCTCGCTTTCATGAACGCCCTGCCTATCCCGGCCCTTGATGGTGGCCACGCCACGATTCTGGGTTATGAGATCATTTCCGGCCGCAAACCATCCGATCGTTTTCTGGAAGGTGCCCAGCGGGTAGGTATGGTTATTCTGCTCGGGCTAATGGCCTTCGCTATTTTCAACGACGTTTTCAAAGCATTCTTTTAA
- a CDS encoding 1-deoxy-D-xylulose-5-phosphate reductoisomerase codes for MQQRKLAILGSTGSIGTQAVEVVKAYPDQFQVEVLTTNNNADLLIQQAVELKPNVVVICNEDRYDQVFSALDPLGIKVYAGAAAIASVVQMDTVDMVLTAMVGYSGLLPTIRAIEAGKAIALANKETLVVAGELITRLAAQKGINIYPVDSEHSAIFQCLVGEFHNPIEKIILTASGGPFRGKSKEFLSTVTKAQALKHPNWTMGAKITIDSATLMNKGLEVIEAKWLFNLKPAQIDVVVHPQSIVHSLVQFEDGSLKAQMGLPDMRLPIQFALGYPNRLKSDFPRFNFVDYPSLTFEQPDMETFRNLKLAFEALDRGGNAPCIVNAANEIAVDAFLNDRIGFLEISEIIESCLAKATFVREPGYDDYVLTDEETRRLATERIKTLV; via the coding sequence ATGCAGCAACGAAAACTTGCCATTCTCGGCTCTACCGGTTCCATTGGAACGCAAGCCGTGGAGGTAGTCAAAGCATATCCCGACCAGTTTCAGGTTGAGGTTTTGACAACCAACAATAACGCGGATCTGCTTATTCAGCAGGCCGTTGAGCTTAAACCGAACGTCGTCGTCATCTGCAACGAAGACCGCTATGATCAGGTATTCTCCGCACTCGACCCGCTCGGCATCAAGGTATACGCTGGTGCCGCAGCCATTGCGTCGGTCGTTCAGATGGATACCGTCGATATGGTACTGACCGCCATGGTTGGCTATTCGGGCCTGTTGCCGACGATTAGAGCCATCGAAGCGGGCAAGGCAATCGCCCTGGCCAATAAAGAAACCCTCGTTGTGGCGGGAGAACTCATCACGCGGCTGGCGGCCCAGAAAGGCATCAATATATACCCGGTCGACTCCGAGCACTCGGCCATTTTCCAGTGCCTGGTGGGCGAGTTCCATAATCCCATCGAGAAAATTATCCTGACCGCTTCGGGAGGACCTTTCCGGGGTAAATCCAAGGAGTTTCTGTCGACAGTTACCAAGGCACAGGCACTGAAGCATCCCAACTGGACAATGGGGGCGAAGATCACCATCGACTCGGCAACACTGATGAACAAAGGGCTGGAAGTAATCGAAGCAAAGTGGCTCTTTAATCTGAAACCCGCCCAGATCGACGTTGTGGTGCATCCACAGAGCATTGTTCACTCGCTGGTACAGTTCGAAGATGGGAGCCTGAAAGCACAGATGGGGTTGCCTGATATGCGGCTGCCTATCCAGTTTGCGCTCGGCTACCCCAACCGGCTGAAATCAGACTTTCCAAGGTTCAACTTTGTGGACTACCCCTCGCTGACCTTCGAGCAGCCTGATATGGAAACCTTCCGGAACCTGAAGCTGGCCTTCGAAGCCCTCGACCGGGGTGGCAACGCCCCCTGCATTGTCAATGCGGCCAATGAAATTGCCGTCGATGCGTTCCTTAATGATCGGATTGGTTTCCTGGAAATATCCGAGATTATTGAATCCTGTCTGGCGAAAGCGACCTTCGTTCGCGAACCGGGTTATGATGATTATGTGTTGACCGATGAAGAAACGCGTCGACTGGCAACGGAGCGAATCAAAACTTTGGTTTAA
- a CDS encoding glycosyltransferase, with translation MNPTGHHAGYIYHLVRYWQVWSIPGELVVVVSPAFRTQHVDLVELAQQSSTVHLLFISEAEEAHRTSRGRLVLQMQYEWELVAQYARQWQVSQVLLMYFDTFQMALATAKRVPCPVAGIFFRPVFHYEAWGHRPVNGRERLQGLRKRLILQFVVRRRALKTLFCLDPFVVSTINRWAGRDVATYLPDPVEVYPTTPADVDTLRDTLGIDPQRRVMLVFGLLDERKGLFTLIDALKRLMPDQQRHWCLLLAGPVDEGIAPALATSLDSLTQQTAVQLVRQHTFVSEAAIQPYFTLSDLIVTLYQRHIGMSAVLVRAAAAGKPVLSSDYGLMGQLVKTRQLGKAVDAESAVAVANALSTFGQASWPANPDAMQHFAEQNQASQYARTIYDTLGWRSAR, from the coding sequence ATGAATCCTACCGGCCACCACGCCGGTTATATCTACCACCTCGTCCGGTACTGGCAGGTATGGTCGATTCCGGGTGAGCTGGTCGTTGTGGTGTCTCCGGCCTTTCGGACTCAGCACGTCGATCTGGTGGAACTGGCCCAGCAGTCGTCGACCGTTCATTTGCTTTTTATCAGTGAGGCCGAAGAAGCCCACCGCACCAGCCGGGGCCGGCTGGTCCTTCAGATGCAGTATGAGTGGGAACTGGTAGCGCAGTACGCCCGCCAGTGGCAGGTAAGCCAGGTGCTACTTATGTATTTCGATACGTTCCAGATGGCACTGGCTACGGCCAAACGCGTACCCTGTCCGGTAGCAGGTATCTTTTTCCGGCCGGTGTTCCACTACGAAGCCTGGGGGCACCGCCCCGTCAATGGCCGGGAACGACTGCAGGGCCTGCGCAAGCGGCTTATTCTTCAGTTCGTCGTACGCCGACGGGCGCTCAAAACGCTGTTCTGCCTCGACCCGTTTGTGGTATCCACCATTAACCGGTGGGCGGGTCGTGACGTAGCCACCTACCTGCCCGACCCCGTTGAGGTATACCCAACCACGCCTGCCGATGTTGATACGCTGCGGGACACGCTTGGCATTGACCCGCAGCGCCGGGTCATGCTCGTCTTTGGCCTGCTTGATGAGCGAAAAGGATTGTTTACGCTCATTGACGCGCTTAAACGCCTGATGCCCGACCAGCAGCGCCACTGGTGTTTATTGCTGGCCGGACCGGTAGATGAAGGCATTGCTCCGGCTTTAGCTACCAGCCTCGACTCGCTGACGCAGCAGACAGCCGTGCAACTCGTTCGCCAGCATACCTTTGTCAGCGAAGCCGCTATTCAACCGTACTTTACCCTGTCGGACCTGATCGTAACCCTCTATCAACGGCACATTGGTATGAGTGCAGTATTGGTCCGGGCGGCAGCCGCCGGCAAGCCCGTGCTCTCGTCCGACTACGGGCTGATGGGGCAGTTGGTAAAGACCCGGCAACTGGGCAAGGCCGTCGATGCTGAAAGTGCAGTGGCCGTCGCCAACGCCTTGAGCACATTCGGGCAAGCCTCCTGGCCAGCTAACCCGGACGCGATGCAGCACTTTGCCGAACAAAATCAGGCGAGCCAGTACGCCCGGACCATTTACGACACATTAGGCTGGCGTTCAGCCCGCTAA